From Planifilum fimeticola, one genomic window encodes:
- a CDS encoding PTS lactose/cellobiose transporter subunit IIA, with product MTPLDLEQAIFHLVLYGGNARGKAYEALDAAEEFRFEDAEKLLQEAEEELMKGHKWQTDLVQSTGDNPPSFLAIHAQDHLMTALAELNLVKRFVENYRVIDDLKKRVEKLENR from the coding sequence GTGACCCCATTGGATCTGGAACAAGCCATTTTCCATCTGGTGCTTTATGGAGGAAACGCCCGCGGGAAAGCGTATGAAGCGCTGGACGCGGCGGAGGAGTTCCGGTTTGAAGATGCGGAGAAGCTTCTTCAGGAAGCGGAAGAGGAATTGATGAAAGGGCACAAGTGGCAGACGGATTTGGTGCAGTCGACGGGGGATAATCCGCCGAGTTTTCTCGCCATCCACGCCCAGGATCACCTCATGACGGCGCTGGCGGAATTGAACCTGGTCAAGCGGTTCGTGGAAAACTACCGGGTGATCGACGATCTGAAGAAACGGGTGGAAAAATTGGAGAATCGGTGA
- a CDS encoding L-lactate dehydrogenase, translating to MESGKVTRIVVIGTGFVGSSYAYALVNQGLGNELILVDINQKKAEGDAMDLNHAVPFGAPMRIWAGDYADCKDADLVVITAGANQRPGETRLDLAGRNAQIFRSIVDQVMESGFNGLFLVATNPVDVLSYATWKFSGLPARRVIGSGTILDTARLRHLLSGAYRVNPQNVHAYIIGEHGDTELPVWSHASIGVRPISEYLKQGIGPSREELDQIFVKVRDAAYHIIERKGATYYAIAMGLARLTRAILNDENSVLTVSTLLSGEYGLEDIYIGVPAVVNRSGVREVVDLNLTEEERKKLHHSAEVLTRVLKNIL from the coding sequence ATGGAATCGGGCAAAGTGACTCGCATCGTTGTGATCGGAACCGGATTTGTGGGCTCCAGCTATGCTTACGCCCTGGTGAATCAAGGGCTGGGCAATGAGTTGATCCTGGTCGACATCAATCAAAAAAAGGCGGAAGGGGACGCGATGGACCTGAACCATGCGGTTCCCTTCGGCGCGCCGATGCGCATCTGGGCGGGGGATTACGCCGACTGCAAGGATGCGGACCTGGTGGTAATCACCGCCGGGGCCAATCAACGCCCGGGAGAGACCCGTCTGGATCTTGCGGGTCGGAACGCTCAAATTTTTCGTTCCATCGTCGATCAGGTGATGGAGAGCGGCTTTAACGGACTGTTCCTGGTCGCAACCAATCCGGTGGATGTCCTGTCCTATGCCACCTGGAAGTTTTCCGGGTTGCCCGCCCGTCGCGTGATCGGATCCGGAACGATCCTGGATACCGCCCGCCTGCGCCATTTGCTGAGCGGGGCGTACCGTGTGAATCCGCAAAATGTGCACGCCTACATCATCGGGGAGCATGGGGATACGGAGTTGCCCGTCTGGAGCCATGCCAGCATCGGTGTGCGCCCCATCTCGGAATATTTGAAACAGGGGATCGGCCCCAGCCGGGAAGAGTTGGATCAAATTTTTGTCAAGGTGAGGGATGCGGCCTATCATATCATTGAACGAAAGGGAGCAACCTATTACGCCATTGCGATGGGACTGGCCCGTTTGACCCGCGCCATTCTGAACGATGAGAATTCGGTGCTCACCGTGTCCACCCTGCTCAGCGGGGAATACGGGCTCGAGGATATTTACATCGGCGTTCCGGCGGTGGTGAATCGCTCCGGCGTGAGGGAAGTGGTTGATTTGAATTTGACGGAGGAGGAACGGAAAAAATTGCATCACTCGGCGGAAGTCCTGACCCGGGTGTTGAAAAATATCCTTTAA
- a CDS encoding sensor histidine kinase, which produces MNTPPTFRRQFIRLALSVILWSAATSTLIWLLLGLSTLSFFRPANFYEKQVPAILRFAEESGAKLLDPENRPLLEEEIPSEGVSYRVLPLRGGEGYGTLSPPEKANPEQWIRKVNTTETRDGRIYRYVPLSDGQGRLMGVLVLSYQISFLKANDSPLAAVVLVLAMATPFVTLAFFTYWFGRRLERRISPAIASLMEGATRVERRDLDFTLGEVGGTRELDALGKAFENMRRSLRASLETQWRAEQGRREMLAALAHDLFTPLTIILGHAENLLNRTSQEDERRHRSLRAIQTNARRAIRMLEEMQEANRLERPDFSLSPSPLDLGAYLTEKKEEYLSLCSQMGIRLHFSLEDFRRHPRPMRVDGHRLSQILDNVITNALRYTPARGEIRWRVLLDEEGVEMEITDTGPGLSEKDLRHLFQPFYRGDPARKSGSGHAGLGMYIAKTLAEKHGGWITAGNAPEGGARFRFRIAEL; this is translated from the coding sequence ATGAACACTCCTCCGACTTTTCGCCGTCAGTTCATCCGCCTGGCCCTGTCCGTCATCCTGTGGAGCGCCGCAACCTCCACGCTGATCTGGCTCCTTCTCGGCCTGTCGACCTTATCTTTCTTCCGGCCCGCCAACTTCTACGAAAAACAGGTGCCGGCCATTCTCCGTTTCGCGGAAGAATCGGGAGCCAAATTGCTGGATCCCGAAAACCGCCCCCTTTTGGAAGAGGAAATTCCGTCCGAAGGCGTCTCCTACCGGGTCCTCCCCCTGCGAGGGGGGGAGGGCTACGGAACGCTTTCCCCTCCGGAAAAAGCGAATCCGGAACAGTGGATTCGAAAAGTGAACACGACGGAAACCCGGGACGGACGGATCTACCGGTACGTTCCCCTGAGCGACGGTCAGGGACGGCTGATGGGAGTGCTCGTGCTCAGCTATCAAATCTCTTTTCTGAAGGCCAACGACTCTCCCTTGGCGGCGGTCGTTCTCGTTCTGGCGATGGCCACTCCCTTTGTCACCCTCGCCTTCTTCACCTACTGGTTCGGCCGTCGCCTTGAAAGGAGGATCTCCCCTGCGATCGCCTCCTTGATGGAAGGGGCAACCCGGGTGGAACGGAGAGACTTGGACTTCACCCTGGGTGAAGTGGGCGGAACCCGGGAACTGGACGCCTTGGGCAAAGCCTTTGAAAACATGCGCCGTTCCCTCCGCGCATCCCTCGAAACCCAGTGGAGGGCGGAACAGGGGCGCCGGGAGATGCTGGCCGCCCTGGCCCACGATCTGTTCACCCCGCTCACGATCATTCTCGGACATGCCGAGAACCTCCTGAATCGGACTTCGCAGGAAGACGAGCGCCGTCATCGTTCCCTCCGGGCCATTCAAACCAATGCCCGGCGAGCGATCCGGATGCTGGAGGAAATGCAGGAAGCCAACCGATTGGAACGACCCGATTTCTCCCTTTCCCCCTCCCCTCTGGACCTCGGCGCCTACCTGACGGAGAAAAAGGAAGAGTACCTCTCCCTCTGCTCGCAAATGGGGATCCGTTTGCATTTCAGCCTGGAGGATTTTCGCCGCCATCCCCGCCCGATGCGGGTGGACGGACATCGCCTGTCGCAGATCCTGGACAACGTGATTACCAATGCCCTTCGGTACACCCCCGCCCGGGGAGAGATACGCTGGCGCGTTCTCCTGGATGAGGAGGGGGTGGAAATGGAGATCACCGACACGGGTCCCGGCCTTTCCGAAAAGGACCTGCGCCACCTCTTCCAGCCCTTCTACCGGGGAGACCCGGCGCGTAAATCGGGCTCGGGACATGCCGGGCTGGGAATGTACATCGCCAAGACCCTTGCGGAGAAACACGGCGGATGGATCACCGCGGGCAACGCACCCGAGGGGGGAGCGCGATTCCGCTTTCGCATCGCCGAGCTGTAG
- a CDS encoding DinB family protein yields the protein MRELLLEELGAGVRTTKKLLARVRPGEWDFRPADNMRSLGELANHLAQIPLVDLAILQEKSEEEVRRLESEYASSDPEKLCEWMEEGFQSLCDYMRGLDKETFLTRTTKPFYADHGSTQAKWLVEIVTHVYHHRSQLFQYLKQLGHPVNMFDLYG from the coding sequence TTGCGAGAACTTTTGCTCGAGGAATTGGGAGCCGGCGTAAGGACGACCAAGAAACTGCTGGCTCGGGTCAGGCCCGGGGAGTGGGATTTCCGACCGGCGGACAACATGCGTTCGCTGGGAGAGCTGGCGAATCATCTGGCGCAGATTCCGCTCGTCGATCTGGCCATTCTTCAGGAAAAGAGCGAGGAGGAAGTGCGCAGGCTGGAGTCGGAATACGCCTCTTCCGATCCGGAGAAGCTGTGTGAATGGATGGAAGAGGGCTTTCAGTCGTTGTGCGATTACATGCGCGGTTTGGACAAAGAGACGTTCCTGACCCGAACGACGAAGCCCTTCTATGCCGATCACGGCTCCACCCAGGCCAAATGGCTCGTTGAGATCGTCACCCACGTTTATCACCACCGGTCCCAGCTGTTTCAGTACCTGAAACAACTGGGCCATCCGGTCAACATGTTCGATTTGTACGGGTGA